Proteins encoded within one genomic window of Deinococcus budaensis:
- a CDS encoding tyrosine-type recombinase/integrase yields MSQEASPGPDARVLRRLLEREDLDGFVDAVAPLLPGQAGDRTRQNNVSGVRIYLKWCAAQGHPVLHPSDAQAAAYRSWLEAHHAPATSKNRLSQVRHLYDALGRCGVTQEQPFRGVRGPVNRPEEHRDHYSAAELTRLLTHANTEERALVLLGAHGGLTGPEVLELRFEALRLWQGDLEVGGRVIPGSAELLEALARWGHQRGHTALFSAQGPVFDLASAFLLRQRIFRLCRRANVPYRAWQALRNAAGLRLLGLVEREEAQAQLGLAGSESLRPLVKLSGQPQRRRGPKRRGEHREEEGPQAAPGHPRGAEGQ; encoded by the coding sequence GGGTGCTGCGGCGGTTGTTGGAACGGGAAGACCTCGACGGCTTCGTGGACGCCGTGGCGCCGCTGTTGCCGGGGCAGGCGGGGGACCGCACGCGCCAGAACAATGTCAGCGGCGTACGGATTTACCTGAAGTGGTGCGCCGCCCAGGGGCACCCGGTGCTGCATCCCAGTGACGCGCAGGCCGCCGCCTACCGCAGCTGGCTGGAGGCCCACCATGCCCCGGCCACCAGCAAAAACCGGCTCAGCCAGGTCCGCCACCTCTACGACGCGCTGGGCCGCTGCGGGGTGACCCAGGAGCAGCCTTTTCGCGGCGTGCGGGGACCGGTCAACCGCCCGGAGGAACACCGCGACCACTATTCGGCGGCGGAGCTGACGCGGCTGCTGACCCACGCGAACACCGAGGAGCGCGCGCTGGTGCTGCTGGGCGCGCACGGGGGCCTGACCGGGCCGGAGGTGCTGGAGCTGCGCTTCGAGGCGCTGCGGCTGTGGCAGGGAGACCTGGAGGTCGGGGGCCGGGTGATTCCCGGCAGCGCGGAGCTGCTCGAAGCCCTGGCCAGATGGGGACATCAGCGCGGGCATACGGCGCTGTTCAGCGCCCAGGGACCCGTCTTCGACCTTGCCAGCGCCTTTTTGCTGCGGCAGCGGATTTTCCGGCTGTGTCGGCGGGCCAATGTGCCCTACCGGGCCTGGCAGGCCCTGCGCAACGCGGCGGGACTGCGCCTGCTGGGGCTGGTGGAGCGCGAGGAAGCGCAGGCGCAGCTGGGACTGGCGGGCAGCGAGTCGCTCCGGCCGCTGGTCAAGCTCAGCGGGCAGCCCCAGCGCCGCCGGGGGCCGAAGCGCCGGGGGGAGCACAGGGAAGAGGAAGGGCCGCAAGCGGCGCCGGGGCACCCGCGCGGAGCGGAAGGTCAGTGA